Proteins encoded by one window of Salvia splendens isolate huo1 chromosome 14, SspV2, whole genome shotgun sequence:
- the LOC121765678 gene encoding probable serine/threonine-protein kinase At1g01540 — translation MSVFDAAFLNTQLSKRTSIFGLHLWVVIGIVLGAVIVLILFLLSLCITASRRRSITAKGKGKITAAAEITPVVSKEIKEIVSAAADHRPIGPQVVPEIQIDMGKVEHRVVFSDRGASSGESRATSGADTWSFGGGSGSLPEVSHLGWGRWYTLRELEAASNGLADENVIGEGGYGIVYYGVLSDNTKIAIKNLLNNKGQAEKEFKVEVDAIGRVRHKNLVRLYGYCVEGAYRMLVYEYVDNGNLDQWLHGDVGEVSPLTWDIRVNIILGTARGLAYLHEGLEPKVVHRDIKSSNILLDRQWYPKLSDFGLAKLLNSESSYVTTRVMGTFGYVAPEYACTGMLNEKSDIYSFGILIMEVITGRTPVDYNRPQGEVNLVEWLKLMVGNRKSEEVVDPKLAEMPASKALKRLILIALKCVDPDAQKRPKMGHVIHMLESEDLLSNEEKRIARDSMSSHRGESHRGSEMTNKQSSEGTPDVSEGDSSMNNHHASTRWR, via the exons ATGTCGGTGTTCGATGCGGCGTTTCTGAACACGCAGCTGTCGAAGAGGACCTCGATCTTCGGCCTTCACCTCTGGGTCGTCATAGGGATAGTCCTCGGAGCCGTCATTGTGCTCATCCTCTTCCTATTATCTCTCTGCATCACCGCTTCCCGCCGCCGCAGCATCACCgccaagggcaagggcaagatCACCGCCGCCGCCGAGATTACTCCCGTCGTGTCCAAGGAAATCAAGGAGATcgtctccgccgccgccgatcACCGCCCAATTGGGCCTCAG gtTGTTCCGGAGATACAGATAGATATGGGGAAAGTGGAGCACAGGGTGGTGTTTTCTGATAGGGGGGCATCGAGTGGCGAGAGCAGGGCCACGAGTGGGGCCGACACGTGGTCGTTTGGTGGAGGTAGTGGGTCGTTGCCGGAGGTGTCTCATTTGGGATGGGGAAGGTGGTATACTCTGAGGGAACTCGAGGCAGCCTCGAATGGATTGGCAGATGAGAATGTGATCGGGGAAGGTGGATATGGTATTGTTTATTACGGTGTATTGTCTGATAATACGAAGATTGCTATTAAGAACTTGCTCAATAACAA GGGTCAGGCCGAAAAGGAGTTCAAGGTAGAAGTTGATGCAATAGGACGAGTCCGACACAAGAATCTTGTTAGGTTGTATGGCTACTGCGTGGAAGGGGCTTATAG GATGCTAGTTTATGAATATGTGGATAATGGAAATTTGGACCAGTGGCTTCATGGAGATGTCGGGGAAGTCAGCCCGTTGACATGGGATATCCGCGTGAATATAATTTTAGGAACTGCAAGAGG CTTGGCTTATCTACACGAAGGTCTTGAACCAAAGGTTGTTCACCGTGATATCAAGTCCAGCAACATATTGCTCGACCGTCAATGGTATCCAAAGCTGTCAGATTTCGGGCTTGCTAAGCTCTTGAATTCGGAGAGCTCATATGTGACAACTCGAGTAATGGGAACATTTGG ATACGTTGCTCCGGAATATGCTTGCACGGGTATGCTGAACGAGAAGAGTGATATTTATAGCTTCGGGATACTAATTATGGAGGTTATTACCGGAAGAACTCCTGTTGATTATAACCGACCACAGGGAGAG GTTAATCTGGTCGAGTGGCTGAAACTGATGGTTGGAAACAGAAAGTCGGAGGAGGTAGTGGATCCGAAATTGGCTGAAATGCCTGCTTCGAAAGCGCTCAAGCGTCTAATCTTGATAGCCCTTAAATGTGTTGATCCCGACGCCCAGAAGAGGCCAAAAATGGGCCATGTAATACACATGCTCGAATCCGAGGACTTGTTGTCTAATGAG GAGAAACGGATTGCTCGTGATTCTATGAGCTCCCACCGCGGAGAAAGTCATCGAGGCTCGGAGATGACTAACAAACAAAGCAGTGAAGGTACACCTGATGTTAGTGAAGGAGATAGCAGTATGAACAACCATCACGCATCAACTAGATGGAGATAG
- the LOC121763373 gene encoding serine/threonine-protein phosphatase 7 long form homolog, whose translation MSIMRLIERRMRLMRLYFELNQFRERQKAEYTRERILIGDFRRFLGDFLAYPTISSRFPMEISSSSGQLLYGPEDLSLLNLQKHHISHKLMKEDTTQVFKVRRTESKTWDVEIHENVRYWLDVFGFKGVIDCGKPMKVDNELITALIERWRPETHTFHLPIGEATITLEDVQAIWGLRADGRVFTGRDYHDNFSDWTSKCRDLLGWIPDTSTETKQGGLLMTALINQTRMPLGDDLPMYVYIQRARIHALILLGGLILPDTTGCKVPFMWLNGLGDPEEVKNISWGSAALAYLYHYLCEASMDKRKELGGPMMLLQLWAWERMPTLRPAFIGPVVHEPYTPCGARWKGTTQIGNAPRHSVEHYRDQISLIRPSTWYCVHYQLQVPQKDH comes from the exons ATGAGCATCATGCGTCTTatagagagacgcatgaggctcatgcgtctctatttcGAATTAAATCAGTTCCGCGAGAGGCAGAAGGCAGAATACACGCGAGAGAGAATTCTGATAGGCGACTTCCGGCGATTCCTTGGCGATTTCTTGGCGTATCCGACGATTTCCTCTCGTTTTCCG ATGGAGATTTCAAGTTCTAGTGGGCAATTATTATATGGACCCGAAGACCTGTCCTTGCTAAATTTGCAGAAACATCACATTTCACATAAACTCATGAAAGAGGACACAACCCAAGTATTTAAAGTCCGAAGGACAGAAAGCAAGACTTGGGACGTCGAAATTCACGAGAATGTTAGATATTGGCTTGACGtctttggtttcaaaggcgtgatCGATTGTGGGAAGCCCATGAAGGTGGACAACGAGCTGATCACGGCGTTGATTGAGCGTTGGAGACCGGAGACGCACACTTTCCATCTACCGATCGGCGAGGCGACGATcaccttggaagatgtgcaagccaTTTGGGGCTTGAGGGCGGATGGTCGCGTTTTCACAGGGCGTGACTATCATGACAACTTTTCTGACTGGACCAGCAAGTGCCGCGatctgttgggatggataccagatacttccacagagacaaagcaaggcggtttgctgatgaccgcactgatcaaccagacaaggatgcctctgggtgatgacctacctatgtacgtatacatccaaagggcacgtatccatgccctaattttattaggaggtctcattctaccggacaccacggggtgtaaggtgccatttatgtggttgaatgGGCTTGGGGATCCAGAAGAGGTGAAGAATATTAGTTGGGGAAGTGCGGCATTGGCCTACCTTTATCATTATCTGTGCGAGGCTTCCATGGATAAGAGAAAAGAGTTGGGCGGGCCTATGATGCTTCTGCAgctatgggcgtgggaaagaatgcccacattgaggCCTGCGTTCATTGGACCAGTTGTACACGAGCCATATACACCATGTGGCGCCAG GTGGAAAGGAACAACGCAGATAGGAAATGCTCCTAGACACTCGGTTGAGCATTATCGTGACCAAATATCTCTGATTAGACCCAGTACATGGTACTGCGTTCATTACCAACTTCAGGTACCTCAGAAGGACCACTAG